GTAATCAACAATGGAGTGGAACTCCTTGAACACGGGCTTCTTGGCCTCTTCGGCCACGGCCACGCCGCCCATCGCCACCACGGCGAAGACCAGCATCATGGCAACGGCAAACATTCTCTTGTACATAACACACTCCCTACCTAAAGGATTTTTTCCCTTCCTGCCGGTTGAGACAGGACCCTCTTTTCTATCCTATTCCGAGACTTGCTCACCCTCGGACTTGACCTTGTTCCACCACAGACGATGATGATGCTTGGCGTAATTCCCGGGGACCACGCCGGTGAACATGGACTTGAAGCCGGGCCGTTCCTCCGGCGAAATGGCCGCCATGTAGATATGCACCAGCAGGCCCGCAAAAACCAGGCCCACGCTGATGAAGTGCAGGGCCACGGACCAGCCGACCATGCCGGTGGCCTCGGCCCCGAAAGTGCGGTCGGACAGGTACATGATCACGCCGGTGACGGCAATGACGACACCGCCCACCACGGATGCCTGGGCAAATGCCTTCTGACCCATGTTGTAGTATCCCTGGTCAGGCAACTCCGGGTCCATGCCGACCATTTTCAAGGCCTTGGGACCCAGGGTCATCAGGACCATCTTCTTGAGCAGCCAGGCCATGTCGCGGGCCGGACTGACTGCAAAGACCTCGGCCAGGAAGAACCTCGCTCCCCTGAAGTTGACCAGCAAATAGAACAGGAACCCCAATATCCAGACGATCCCGATGCCCTCATGGATGGTCAGCAGGTTTCCGCCGCCGCCCACCAGGGAACGCATGGCCTCGGGATACCCCGAACCGAACGGATCGATGGCAGGATTCCGGATCAAGCCCACGCCGGTGAGCAGGAGCAGCAGCCAGCAGGCCGCATTGAACCAGTGAATGAAGATATCGGACTTGTCATGCCGTTTGAAGAGCGTGTTAGGCATCTGTGTCCTCCTTGTGATCATCGCTCGAACCGACCAGCAACTGACGACCGAGCATGGCGAGTACGCCCAGGCCGGACAGGGCCACAATGCCCTTGATGAACGGAGCGGACTCCTTCATGGCCACCATGGACGCGGGCACCACGGCCTCGCGGCCCCACTCGCCCGGTCCGGGGTCGCCGATATAATACATGTTGGGCTTGGTGTCTGTCCTGGCGGCCACGCGGGTCAGCCGCGCCTTGTTCGCATTATACAGGATACCCGCCGCACTCGCAGGGTCGTTGATGTCTCCGAACACGCGCGCCTTGGTCGGACAGGTGTCCACGCACGCGGGCTGAAGGCCTGCTGCCCGGCGTTCGGGACAGTAATTGCACTTGTCCGCCTTGCGCGAAACCGTGTTGCGAAAACGGGCATCGTAGGGACAGGCCGGAATACAGTTGCCGCAGCCGATGCACAGGGTTTCGTCAATGACCACGATACCGGTCTCCGGGTCCTTGTAGGTGGCACCTGTGGGACAGGCCTCCACGCAGGTGGGCCGTTCGCAATGCATACAGGCTCCGGGCTGGAACCTGGCCCTGCCGTCGGATTTTCCGGGAACCGCCGGTTCGCCGGTCTGTTTGATCCAGTTGCGGAACTGGCCTTCGGGCACATCATTGGCCACCTTGCAGGAAGCCACGCACCCCTTGCAGTCGATGCACTTGGCCGCATCGATGACCATGGCGAATTGTTGAGCCATTACGCCACCTTCCTTGTTACCGTAACAAATGTCGTATGCATGGACGCATTGCCGGTGACAACGTCGTAATCATCGTCCAGTAGTTCGTTGATGGACGCGCCGTTGCCATGGGACAGATGCTGCATGGTGGACAGGGTGTTGAAACCCGAGAGCATGAACACCGTGTCGCTGCGAATCTTGTCCGTGACCTCGGCCTTGAGTTCCTGCCTGCCCACAGGGCTGGTCACCTCGACCAGCTCGCCGTCGGCGATGCCCAGCTCCCGTGCGGACTCGGTGTTGAGCCACAGGGTGTTGGTGGGCACCATCTCGTGCAGGAGCGCATTGTTGTTCGTGGAGGTCTGGGTGACCATGGCGTTGCGGCCGATGACCATACGGAACTGATTCTTCGGCGGATTGACGGGCGGCGTATAGACCGGCATCGGGTCAAGACCCATCTGCTCGTACCGCTGGTTATACAGTTCCACCTTCTTGGACAAAGTCTTGTAGATTCGGCCATCGTAGATGCCGTAGACCTTGGACGGATTGTAATAGACGCCGTCGCGGTCCATGACCCCCAGGGCCTCGGGGATATCGCGGGTCTGCTTCTCGCGATATTCCTCGATGGTGAAGTCGAAGTATTCGCCCAGATCCATCTTCCCGGCTATGCCCTTCATGATCTCGAAGAGCGGCTTGGATTCATACAGCGGCTCAATGACCGGATCGCGCTTGACCACGCAGGCGCAGGCCACGGAACCCTGCAAGCCGGAGCACGGGTCCGTGCGTTCCAGATAGCTCTGGGAGGGCAGGACCAGGTCGGCCATCCAGGCGGTGTCGGACATGGCGATGTCCACCACGGTGACGAAGTCCATCTTGTTCATCATCTCCATGGTCTTCTTGCGGTTGGGCGCCGTGCCCATGGGGTTGGTCTTGTAAATAAACCAGCCCCGGATGGGGTAGGGGTCGTCGGCCAAGACCGAGTCGCGGGTGACCAGGAAGGAGCCTTCGTGCTCGAACATCATGGGCACCTTTTCGGCGTCGATACGATCCTCCTGGTTCTCGTCGTACCAGGGAGCATCATAGGAAACACCCTTGAGACCCACCTGACGGGCCGCCAGCAAACCGCCGGGCTTGTCCCAGTTGCCGAGCAGGCCGTTGACTATGGCAAAACTGCGGCGAATCTGGGTGGAGTCCTCGTAGTCGGAGGTGCGGCGGCCGGGATAGACCATGGCCGCCGGAGCAGCGGCTGCCAGTTCAC
This window of the Pseudodesulfovibrio sp. S3 genome carries:
- a CDS encoding molybdopterin-dependent oxidoreductase translates to MSNSKQTMSRRDFFRASGLVAAGALGGPVLLGGLKKAHAAAVVEPAWDSRFSVCDICFNKCGLIAHVEDGVVRKLDPNPKFLKSRGMLCARGNAGIAQVYDPDRLKHPLLRKGARGEGKWQRIPWDEAIDMAAQKMEETRRKYTSCGQLFSAGTDLHSQFVGRFAEVYGSFNVTSHESLCLVSGSRAFLDTFGEVPFADVLNSKYVMMVGANRFEALVTPDSIDLMTAIRENGCKLVTLDPRYTKTAALSHEWYPVRPGTDMAFMLALAHVIINEQLFDPRWIEEKTYGMEQLTEHVQQYTPGFASEQCGIPAEDITRMARELAAAAPAAMVYPGRRTSDYEDSTQIRRSFAIVNGLLGNWDKPGGLLAARQVGLKGVSYDAPWYDENQEDRIDAEKVPMMFEHEGSFLVTRDSVLADDPYPIRGWFIYKTNPMGTAPNRKKTMEMMNKMDFVTVVDIAMSDTAWMADLVLPSQSYLERTDPCSGLQGSVACACVVKRDPVIEPLYESKPLFEIMKGIAGKMDLGEYFDFTIEEYREKQTRDIPEALGVMDRDGVYYNPSKVYGIYDGRIYKTLSKKVELYNQRYEQMGLDPMPVYTPPVNPPKNQFRMVIGRNAMVTQTSTNNNALLHEMVPTNTLWLNTESARELGIADGELVEVTSPVGRQELKAEVTDKIRSDTVFMLSGFNTLSTMQHLSHGNGASINELLDDDYDVVTGNASMHTTFVTVTRKVA
- a CDS encoding 4Fe-4S dicluster domain-containing protein, with translation MAQQFAMVIDAAKCIDCKGCVASCKVANDVPEGQFRNWIKQTGEPAVPGKSDGRARFQPGACMHCERPTCVEACPTGATYKDPETGIVVIDETLCIGCGNCIPACPYDARFRNTVSRKADKCNYCPERRAAGLQPACVDTCPTKARVFGDINDPASAAGILYNANKARLTRVAARTDTKPNMYYIGDPGPGEWGREAVVPASMVAMKESAPFIKGIVALSGLGVLAMLGRQLLVGSSDDHKEDTDA
- a CDS encoding cytochrome b/b6 domain-containing protein; the protein is MPNTLFKRHDKSDIFIHWFNAACWLLLLLTGVGLIRNPAIDPFGSGYPEAMRSLVGGGGNLLTIHEGIGIVWILGFLFYLLVNFRGARFFLAEVFAVSPARDMAWLLKKMVLMTLGPKALKMVGMDPELPDQGYYNMGQKAFAQASVVGGVVIAVTGVIMYLSDRTFGAEATGMVGWSVALHFISVGLVFAGLLVHIYMAAISPEERPGFKSMFTGVVPGNYAKHHHRLWWNKVKSEGEQVSE